Proteins co-encoded in one Erinaceus europaeus chromosome 2, mEriEur2.1, whole genome shotgun sequence genomic window:
- the LOC132533478 gene encoding sialic acid-binding Ig-like lectin 8: protein MPLLLLLLLGLLWGSLGAQGQKGNSPGYGLHMQESVTVQEGLCVQVPCTFSYPRDGWGDSTPAHGYWFREEANTLRDTPVATDNPQRRVLKETQGCFLLLGDPKDYNCSLFIRDARKEDQGRYFYKSSPTHPSSSSQGP, encoded by the exons ATGccgctcctgctgctgctgctgctgggcctGCTGTGGGGgagcctgggggcccagggccagaagGGGAACAGCCCTGGTTACGGGCTCCACATGCAGGAGTCAGTGACGGTGCAGGAGGGGCTGTGTGTGCAGGTGCCCTGCACCTTCTCCTACCCCCGGGATGGCTGGGGCGACTCCACCCCGGCTCACGGCTACTGGTTCCGGGAAGAGGCTAATACACTCAGAGACACTCCAGTGGCCACAGACAACCCACAGCGCAGAGTGCTGAAGGAGACCCAGGGCTGCTTCCTCCTCCTCGGGGACCCCAAGGACTACAACTGCTCCCTGTTCATCAGAGACGCCAGGAAGGAGGACCAGGGAAGATACTTTTAcaag TCCTCACCCACACACCCCTCATCCTCATCCCAGGGACCCTGA